In Leifsonia sp. AK011, the genomic stretch ACTTGAACCCGCACGCCCTAGAGCACAGGAACCTAAATCCTGCGTGTCTGCCAATTTCACCACTCCCGCTGGCCGAACCAGCTTAAGGCGTAGGCTGCTGTGCCATGAGCACCGTCGAGCGAGCGAGCGCAGTCGTTGCCGACCACTTCGACCGCCGCTGGCTCGTCTGGGTCGTCGGAATCGTCGCCCTCCTGATCGGTTTGATCGTCGGATACGCGCTCCCGTCCGGCGCAGCGGGCTTCGGTGCGAGCGCCAGCCTGAACGGTGTCGGCAGCAGCGAGATCCGCCAGGGTGGCCGCTAGCACCACGCCTGTGGACAGGCACGCGGCATCCGATTGCGGCTGTCACACACTGTGGGCATGCCCACTGCGCACCACCTGATCGCCGAGCGAGTTCGCGAGCGAGTGCGCCGCGACGGGGTGCTCCTCGACCATCAACTCGCCACGGACTACGTGCGCGAGGAGGTGCGCAGGTACACCGAACGTGCGCTCGGCGGAGCGGGACCCCTCCTCGCCGACGAGGCGCTCGCCGAGCGCGAGATCGTCGCGAGCCTCACGGGTCTCGGCGTGCTCCAACCGCTGATCGACGATCCCGACATCGAGGAGATCTGGATCAACTCGCCGGGTGCCGTGTTCGTCGCACGCGGGGGAGTGGCCGAGCTCACCGGCATCCGCCTGCCCGAGCACGGCACGCGTGACCTCGTCGAACGGATGCTCGCCAGCACCGGTCGCAGGGTTGACCTGAGCTCGCCCTTCGTCGACGCGTCGCTGCCCGACGGGTCGCGGCTACACGTCGTGATCCCGGATGTCACGAGGCGCGACTGGGCCGTCAACATCCGCAAGTTCAATCGAGGCGTGCGTGATCTCGGCGCTCTCGTCGCGCTTGCCTCGATCACGCAGCAGGCGGCAGAGTTCCTGCGGATGTGCGTGCTCGCGGGCCTCACGATCCTCGTGTCCGGGGCGACACAGAGCGGCAAGACGACCATGCTGAACGCGCTGCTTGCCGCGGCACGACCGACCGAGCGCGTGATCACCGTGGAGGAGACGTTCGAGCTTTCTGTCGCCGGGCGTGACTGGGTGGCACTTCAATGCCGCCAACCCAGCCTTGAAGGAACGGGCGAAATAACGCTGCGCAGGCTCATCAAGGAATCACTGCGCATGCGGCCCGACCGCCTCGTCGTCGGCGAGGTGCGCGAGGCCGAAGCCCTCGACCTGCTTATCGCGCTCAACTCGGGCCTACCTGGAATGTCGAGCATCCACGCCAACAGCGCGCGGGATGCCCTCGCCAAACTTGGCACGCTGCCCCTGCTCGCCGGGCGGAACATCGACGCTGGCTTTGTCGTGCCCGCGGTCGCGTCGACCATCGACATGGTCGTGCATTGCCGGCTCGAGCGTGGTGGTCGTCGTCGAGTGGTTGAGATTGCTGCGCCGACGGGTGTGGTGCGTGGTGGCGTGGCGGAGGTGGAGCGCGTATTCGCGACGCACGGGGATCGGCTGGAGGCGACCGGCATCCATCCCACCCGGCTGTCGAAGTTCGGGGCGTCCGGCTTCGACCCGGCGTCCGTGCTGGGGAGGCCGCGGTGAGCGTCGTTCTCGGCTTGACACTCGCCGCGGGGCTCCTGCTGGTTGCGTCGCCGTGGCTGTGGCCGAGACATTCGCATTCGGCACCGCGACAGCCCAACCTGCTCAGACAGCGGCTGAATCAAGCCGGCCTTCCCGGTGTGAGCGTAGGCGTGGTCACGGCCGTGTGCGGCACTCTCGCACTGGTCGCGGGCGCGGCCGCACAGGCGCTGATTGGAGTGGTGCCGCTGTCGCTCGCCCTGGCAGGCGTTGCTGGACTCGCCCCGCTCGCGGTGATCGGTTCGCGGGCCAGAGCTCGCCGTCGTGCGAGCCGGGCGGTGTGGCCGGACGTCGTTGACCTGCTCGTCTCGGCAGTGCGGTCGGGGCTCGCGCTGCCGGAGGCCCTGGCATCCCTCGCGTCGTCTGGGCCGGACGATACGCGTGTGGCTTTCGTGGAGTTCGCTGCCCGCTACCGATCGACGGGCAGTTTCTCGCTCGCCGCCGACGAACTCAGGCATCGCCTCGCCGATCCGGTGGCCGACCGCCTCGTCGAGACCCTGCGGATGGCCCGCGAGGTGGGCGGCGCCGAGCTGCCGGGCATCCTGCGCGATCTGGGCACGCAGCTTCGACGGGAGGCCGCGATCCGCTCCGAGGTCGAGGGCCGCCAATCGTGGGTCGTGAATGCGGCGCGACTCGGCGTCGCCGCGCCGTGGGTCGTCCTGCTGCTGCTGGCTACGCGCCCCGAGGCGGCCACGGCCTACAACTCCCCACAAGGTGTGGCCCTCGTCGTTGGCGGCATGCTCGTCTCGACCATCGCGTACCGCCTCATGTTGCGGGTCGGCAGGCTCCCAGAGGAGCGGCGGTGGTTCGCGTGACGGATTCATCGTGGTGGGCGATCATCACGGGCACCACACTGGGCCTCGGGCTCTGGAGCCTCGCGAGCCTCATCCCCAAGCTCGCCCAGCCGCGGTTCGCGCGCCGTATCGCTCCCTACCTTCAGGATGTCTCGCAGGGAGCCCGCGACATGCTGCAACCACCGTCGCCCGGGCCGGCTCCCGCGCTGGCGCTGCTGGTGCGCCCCGTGTTCGATCCACTTCGTCGCGCGCTCGGGGCGCTGCTGGGGAACGTCGAGGTCATCGAGCGTCGACTCCGCCAAGCAGGCTCCGGGACAACAATCGAGGCTTATCGAGGGCAGCAGGCTCTCGCGGTGATCGTCGGTCTCGCAGCTGGTTCTCTCGGTGCTGCTGTCGCCGGAGCTGCGGGTCCCGCTGCGCAGGTCGTGCTCGTCGCCACCGGCGCAATCGCGGGAGTCCTGACGCGGGATGCCCTCCTCCAGCGCGCGGCGAAGCGCCGACTCGCACGGCTCACGGAGGAGCTTCCCGTCGTGCTCGAGTTCCTCGCGCTCAGCCTCTCGGCAGGCGAGGGCATCCTCGACGCCCTTCGGAGGGTCGCGCGAGCGGGGTCCGGCGAGTTGGCGGCGGAGTTCTCGGGTGTGCTTGCGACAGCGGCTACTGGCATCCCGCTCTCCGAGGCTCTCACTCGGCTGGCCCACGACCTGGACCTGCCGCCCCTCACGCGCTGTGCCGAGCAGGTCATCGCGGCGCTGGACCGAGGCACTCCGCTGGGCGAGGTCCTCCGAGCCCAGGCGCAGGACGCACGGGATGACGCCCGCCGCCAGCTCCTCGAATCCGCGGGCCGCAAGGAGATCGCGATGCTCTTCCCGTTGGTGTTCGGGGTGCTCCCTGTGACGATCGCGTTTGCGGTCTTCCCGGGGATCTTCGTGCTCCAGATTGGACTGTAGTGCTAGCATTGCTAGCGGGAGGAAACGTGGCAGCGATCACCGTGAGAAATCTGGATGACGACGTTCAACGCCGCCTCAAGCAGCGTGCCGCAGTGAACAACCGCTCGATGGAGGCAGAAGCGCGGGCTATCTTGAGCGCAGCAGTGGCGCCGGCGTCCTTTGTCGATTCCTGGCTGGCGCTGTCGTCGGAGTTTCGCGGCGTCGAGCTTGAGCTGGACGAGCGAACTCCTTCGCGTGAACTCGATCTGTCGTGATCGTCCTCGACACCAATGTGCTCTCCGAGCCCCTTCGAGCCGCACCCAACCCTGCAGTCATGAACTGGCTGGCGGTCAACCCCGTCGCGATAGTGACCGCCATATCGGTCGGCGAAGTGCTCAGTGGTGTGGCCCGAATGCCGGACGGAAACCGTAAGGCACGCCTCGCGCTCGCCATTGACGCGGCCATCGCGCACGCCGATGTGCTGCCGTATGACGCTGAGGCCGCTCGGGTCTTCGGGGACGTACACAGCTCCCGTCGGCTGATGGGTCGCCCGCTCTCCGTGGAGGACGGGATGATCGCCGCGATCTGCATTTCGCGCAACGCGACGCTTGCCACCCGCAACGTCAAGGATTTCGTCGGGCTCGATCTTGAACTGGTGAACCCTTGGGGCGACGACCGCGAAGCGTAGCGTTGGCACATCTACGCGGTGGCCTCCACGATTGCCGCCGCCACAACCTCCAGCACCTCCGGGTCCCACGTGAGCGCTGTGTTCCAATCCGCGCCGATCGCGTTGGAGGTGAAGATGCTGTGGGTGCGCTTGAAGCTGTGCGTAGCGCGGTGGGGGAGCACGGCATCCGATACGCCGGTTGCGAGGGCGCTGGACTCGGAGACGAAACCGTCGTGCGGCCAGTACTTGGAATCTCCGTCCGCGCTGAAGTAGGTCGCGCCGAGGAGCGTCACCGGTATGCCGTCGAGCACTCCGGCCTGCGCTTCGTTCCAGCCACCCTCGCCCATGAGGTAGCGCGTCGTCACCTGCTGGGCCGCACCGACAGGGAGGGTCTCGGCGCGCTTCTTGAACTCGGTCACGACCATCTCGGTGAAAGCGTCGGCCGCGCAGTCGGCGAGCGTGGCATCCCCGATCACGAAGTCGCCCACGAGCGAACCGGCCCATGGGGTGCCGAGGGTGGTGAGTGACAGCACCCGCACGGGGGAGTCCGTCGACTTCAGCACGCGGATCGCGGCGCGCGAGAACAGGCCGCCCATCGAGTGCGCGACGAGGTGAACGGCCGAAACGCCGTACTCGGAGTGCAGGTAGCCGAGGAACCGCGCGAGATGCTCGCCCGCCAGGTCGATGTCGCCGGTCGAGTTGACGGTCATGATGTCGGGCAGGGTCACGGGCATCCCGCCGAAGGCTCCGAAACCGCCCTGCTCGATGACGGGCCCGCGCGCGTTCATGGCGGGGGACGTGTACACAGCGTGACCGCGGGCGAGAAGGAACTCGCGCAGGGCGGTGTCGGTGTTGCCCGCCGCGAGGCCGGTCGCACAGGCCTGTGTTGGCGTCGTGAATGGACTGACCGCGTCCCCACCGGAGACGATCACCACTGCCGTTGAAGTCATGCGCGTTCCCCTGTCATCGTGCCAACGACGACACACTAGCGCCGCTAGGCTAACGAGTCCGCCATACGAGAGGACCACCATGTCGCGTCGCCTGATCAGCTCCGGTTCACCCTTCGAGGAGACCATCGGATACTCCCGAGCCGTCGTTGACGGCGACTGGGTCTTCGTCTCGGGAACCACCGGATACGACTACGCCACCATGACGATGTCCGAGGATGTCGCGGAGCAGGCCGCGCAGTGCCTCCGCAACATCGGGGCTGCACTGGCCGACGCCGGCGCAACCTTCGCGGACGTCGTTCGTGTGCACTACCTGCTGCCCGACGGCAACGACTTCGAGGCCTGCTGGCCGGCACTCCGCGAGGTCTTCGGCGACGTTCGACCCGCCGCGACCATGATGCAGGTTCCCCTCATGGACCCGGCAATGAAGATCGAGATCGAGGTCACGGCGCGAATCCAGGGCTGATCAGTTCAGGACCCCCGGACGAGCGCTTTCAGTTCGCCCTCGATCAGGTCGATGGTGTCCAGTCGTCCGATCGCTTCGGAGAGTTCAGCCGCCCGCGAGCGGAACGACTTCTCGGTCAGCACGCGGTTCACCGCGCTCGCCACCGCGGCAGCGTCGGGTCGCCCTGTCCTCAGGTCGACGCCCACGCCAGCCCAGGCGACCCGCGCGGCCACCTCTGGCTTGTCCTCAGTGTCTCCGGCGACGACGACCGGCACCCCGGCGCGAAGGGCCTGGAGCACCCCTCCGAAACCGCCGTTCGTGACGACGACGTCGCAGAGGGGGAGCAACTTGTCGTACGGGAGGTAGTCCGCCACGCGCACGTTGGGCGGCAGGGTGCCCAACGGCGCGAGACTCTCGCGACCTCGTCCTCCCAGCGTCACGACGACCAGGGGTGCGTCGGCCCGATGAGAACCGAGAGCCTCTACAGTCGGGCCGATGAGGCGCGAGAGGTCCACGTTGTCGATCGTGCCTTGGGTTACGTGAACGACGGGGCGGGTCCCGTCGAGTTCCGGCCACCACTCGGGCACGGCTGTTGCGCCGGGCGTCGAGGGCACGGGTCCCACGAAGCGCGTGGAGGCGCCGAGGTCCCGTCGGGGGTACTCGAGTTCGGCGGGGGTCAGTTGCAGGAACCTGTCGAAGGAGCGCGAGACATCCATGATCGATCCAGGGATGCTCACTACCCCGAGTTCCGCGAGGATGCGCTTGGCCAACGCGTGCGTCTCCCGGAAGAACACCCGATTCGCGAGCCAGCCCAGGAATCGGTTGCGGAGGCGGCCGACGGCGCCGGGCAGGGGAGCGAGTCCCATGCCGAATGGTGCGACGTCTGCGCTCGACTGGCTGAGAGGTGTCACGCCGACGCCGACGATCGGCGGGCGGGGGGCGCTCCCGAACAGGAGTGGCGTGACCCCGGCAAACGCGCCGTCCACGAGGATCGCGTCCGGAACGACGTTGATGAGTGCAGCCTGCACGCTCGCGAACTGGTCGGGGATCGTTGCGACGAAGATGCTCTTGATGTCGTACTGCGCCCTCGCGATGCCTCGGTAGCGGTTGCGGTCCGGCAGATACGTGTCGGCGTCCCGATCATCGAAGTCGGCGATCCCCTGGAGCGCGCGAAACTCCAGTCCGGCATCTCGAGCCTGCTTCTCGAAGCGTGATCCGGTGAGGAGCACAACCCGGTGTCCGCGTTGAACAAGGGCGCGTCCGATGCCCAGCACGGGCATGACGTGTCCGTGCACGGGAGTCGAGCAGAGCAGGAAAGTGGACACTGGGCTCCTTGTTGGCTGAACTGGTACTCTAATCAATATGGATGCGCCCCGCCGATACCACTCGCCCGTGCGGGATGCAGAAGCGGCACGTACCCGCGGACTCATCGTGGATGCCGCAGCCGCGTTGTTCGCACGTGACGGCTATGCCGCGACGCCCATGAAGGCCATCGCGACCGAAGCGGGGGTGTCCGTTCAGTCGGTGCATCTCGCCGGACCGAAGTCGGCACTCATGCTGGCCGCATTCGAGCGCACGTTTGCGGGCGACGAGGGTCGCCACTCGCTCACCGAGCGTCCCGTGCTGGCGGCGATCCTTGAAGAGCCCGATCTCGATGTGGCCATGCGCGCGTACGTCGACTTTCTCACTGAGGCCAATCA encodes the following:
- a CDS encoding nucleotide disphospho-sugar-binding domain-containing protein codes for the protein MSTFLLCSTPVHGHVMPVLGIGRALVQRGHRVVLLTGSRFEKQARDAGLEFRALQGIADFDDRDADTYLPDRNRYRGIARAQYDIKSIFVATIPDQFASVQAALINVVPDAILVDGAFAGVTPLLFGSAPRPPIVGVGVTPLSQSSADVAPFGMGLAPLPGAVGRLRNRFLGWLANRVFFRETHALAKRILAELGVVSIPGSIMDVSRSFDRFLQLTPAELEYPRRDLGASTRFVGPVPSTPGATAVPEWWPELDGTRPVVHVTQGTIDNVDLSRLIGPTVEALGSHRADAPLVVVTLGGRGRESLAPLGTLPPNVRVADYLPYDKLLPLCDVVVTNGGFGGVLQALRAGVPVVVAGDTEDKPEVAARVAWAGVGVDLRTGRPDAAAVASAVNRVLTEKSFRSRAAELSEAIGRLDTIDLIEGELKALVRGS
- a CDS encoding type II toxin-antitoxin system VapC family toxin, which encodes MIVLDTNVLSEPLRAAPNPAVMNWLAVNPVAIVTAISVGEVLSGVARMPDGNRKARLALAIDAAIAHADVLPYDAEAARVFGDVHSSRRLMGRPLSVEDGMIAAICISRNATLATRNVKDFVGLDLELVNPWGDDREA
- a CDS encoding RidA family protein, giving the protein MSRRLISSGSPFEETIGYSRAVVDGDWVFVSGTTGYDYATMTMSEDVAEQAAQCLRNIGAALADAGATFADVVRVHYLLPDGNDFEACWPALREVFGDVRPAATMMQVPLMDPAMKIEIEVTARIQG
- a CDS encoding plasmid stabilization protein, which produces MAAITVRNLDDDVQRRLKQRAAVNNRSMEAEARAILSAAVAPASFVDSWLALSSEFRGVELELDERTPSRELDLS
- a CDS encoding type II secretion system F family protein, which codes for MTDSSWWAIITGTTLGLGLWSLASLIPKLAQPRFARRIAPYLQDVSQGARDMLQPPSPGPAPALALLVRPVFDPLRRALGALLGNVEVIERRLRQAGSGTTIEAYRGQQALAVIVGLAAGSLGAAVAGAAGPAAQVVLVATGAIAGVLTRDALLQRAAKRRLARLTEELPVVLEFLALSLSAGEGILDALRRVARAGSGELAAEFSGVLATAATGIPLSEALTRLAHDLDLPPLTRCAEQVIAALDRGTPLGEVLRAQAQDARDDARRQLLESAGRKEIAMLFPLVFGVLPVTIAFAVFPGIFVLQIGL
- a CDS encoding alpha/beta hydrolase; amino-acid sequence: MTSTAVVIVSGGDAVSPFTTPTQACATGLAAGNTDTALREFLLARGHAVYTSPAMNARGPVIEQGGFGAFGGMPVTLPDIMTVNSTGDIDLAGEHLARFLGYLHSEYGVSAVHLVAHSMGGLFSRAAIRVLKSTDSPVRVLSLTTLGTPWAGSLVGDFVIGDATLADCAADAFTEMVVTEFKKRAETLPVGAAQQVTTRYLMGEGGWNEAQAGVLDGIPVTLLGATYFSADGDSKYWPHDGFVSESSALATGVSDAVLPHRATHSFKRTHSIFTSNAIGADWNTALTWDPEVLEVVAAAIVEATA
- a CDS encoding type II secretion system F family protein, whose translation is MSVGVVTAVCGTLALVAGAAAQALIGVVPLSLALAGVAGLAPLAVIGSRARARRRASRAVWPDVVDLLVSAVRSGLALPEALASLASSGPDDTRVAFVEFAARYRSTGSFSLAADELRHRLADPVADRLVETLRMAREVGGAELPGILRDLGTQLRREAAIRSEVEGRQSWVVNAARLGVAAPWVVLLLLATRPEAATAYNSPQGVALVVGGMLVSTIAYRLMLRVGRLPEERRWFA
- a CDS encoding CpaF family protein, which translates into the protein MPTAHHLIAERVRERVRRDGVLLDHQLATDYVREEVRRYTERALGGAGPLLADEALAEREIVASLTGLGVLQPLIDDPDIEEIWINSPGAVFVARGGVAELTGIRLPEHGTRDLVERMLASTGRRVDLSSPFVDASLPDGSRLHVVIPDVTRRDWAVNIRKFNRGVRDLGALVALASITQQAAEFLRMCVLAGLTILVSGATQSGKTTMLNALLAAARPTERVITVEETFELSVAGRDWVALQCRQPSLEGTGEITLRRLIKESLRMRPDRLVVGEVREAEALDLLIALNSGLPGMSSIHANSARDALAKLGTLPLLAGRNIDAGFVVPAVASTIDMVVHCRLERGGRRRVVEIAAPTGVVRGGVAEVERVFATHGDRLEATGIHPTRLSKFGASGFDPASVLGRPR
- a CDS encoding TetR/AcrR family transcriptional regulator, whose translation is MDAPRRYHSPVRDAEAARTRGLIVDAAAALFARDGYAATPMKAIATEAGVSVQSVHLAGPKSALMLAAFERTFAGDEGRHSLTERPVLAAILEEPDLDVAMRAYVDFLTEANQRAAPVWSAFRAAADADPAVRELYVDIEERRMRDMRLGAAWAVSRGLVPESGAGRAADVLALITGPDTFLHFVGNCGWSLEDYRAWVARSIRVLLDSGA